From the genome of Thermogutta terrifontis, one region includes:
- a CDS encoding Gfo/Idh/MocA family protein encodes MSKLSRRQLLKKSAFVVGSGLVLGMVGGCPKKSEVPVPEVIPSSAQGANERIGVGIIGCGRRNGQLVIGKGGQGKPPKEATIVAVADVNLKRAHQWGEKYKCPAFQDYRKLLELKQVEVVFYATPEHSHFLPCIHACQAGKDIYGEQPLSHTIREGQAMVQAVRKYKRVFQVGEQQRSDPKTRHAVELILNGRIGKVHTVIGYNYPSPWDAQFPAEDVPPDLDWDHWCGQNELIPFNINIYLSRIPYNRENYPAEAAEKAAVGPGWMSLRPYSGGELVNWGCHGLSMVLWGLGMDHSGPVEIWVEPPQKLEKLVYTKPEDRKRGDTLMSQSIIHYRFPNDVILKLEGTDERLGGGGTFIGDKGKITIFRGGYECDPPDLDKDPLPSNAVRVYESNNHMENFFECVKTRKDPIANVEVAHRIATLCHLGNIARWLGRRLKWDPEKEIFPGDDEANQYLDCPKRKGYEIPEQI; translated from the coding sequence ATGTCGAAACTTTCGCGCCGTCAATTGCTTAAAAAGTCTGCCTTCGTTGTTGGGTCAGGGCTTGTTTTGGGGATGGTGGGTGGCTGTCCCAAGAAGAGTGAAGTCCCCGTTCCAGAGGTTATCCCCAGCTCCGCCCAGGGGGCGAACGAGCGGATCGGTGTGGGCATCATTGGATGTGGCCGACGCAACGGACAGCTTGTCATCGGAAAGGGAGGCCAGGGAAAGCCCCCCAAGGAAGCAACAATCGTTGCGGTGGCAGATGTCAATTTAAAAAGAGCTCATCAGTGGGGCGAAAAATACAAATGCCCGGCGTTTCAGGACTATCGAAAACTGCTGGAATTAAAGCAAGTGGAAGTGGTTTTCTATGCCACGCCCGAGCATTCCCATTTTCTTCCCTGCATTCACGCCTGCCAGGCCGGGAAAGATATTTACGGTGAACAACCACTGAGCCATACGATTCGTGAAGGCCAGGCAATGGTTCAGGCCGTGCGGAAATACAAGCGGGTCTTCCAGGTGGGGGAACAGCAGCGGTCTGATCCTAAGACACGCCATGCGGTGGAGCTTATTCTCAATGGGCGGATCGGAAAGGTTCACACGGTCATTGGTTATAACTATCCGAGCCCGTGGGACGCCCAGTTTCCTGCGGAAGACGTTCCCCCCGACCTGGATTGGGATCACTGGTGTGGCCAAAACGAACTCATCCCCTTCAATATCAATATCTACCTCTCGCGAATCCCCTACAATCGTGAAAACTATCCCGCGGAGGCAGCAGAAAAGGCGGCCGTGGGACCAGGATGGATGTCTCTGCGCCCGTATTCTGGCGGCGAACTAGTCAACTGGGGATGCCACGGCCTGAGCATGGTTCTCTGGGGATTGGGAATGGATCATTCCGGACCCGTTGAGATTTGGGTTGAACCACCCCAAAAACTTGAAAAACTTGTTTATACAAAGCCTGAAGATCGAAAACGTGGCGATACTCTGATGAGTCAGAGTATCATTCACTATCGGTTCCCCAACGATGTCATTTTGAAGTTGGAAGGCACAGACGAGCGGCTGGGCGGGGGTGGAACATTCATCGGCGATAAGGGAAAAATCACCATCTTCCGGGGGGGATATGAATGTGATCCTCCAGACCTGGATAAAGATCCTCTGCCGTCGAACGCGGTTCGGGTCTATGAAAGCAACAACCATATGGAGAATTTCTTTGAATGCGTCAAGACTCGTAAAGATCCGATCGCCAATGTGGAAGTGGCCCATCGAATTGCCACACTGTGCCATCTGGGGAATATTGCCAGATGGCTGGGCCGTCGTCTGAAATGGGATCCGGAAAAAGAGATCTTTCCTGGCGACGACGAAGCAAACCAGTATTTGGATTGTCCCAAACGAAAAGGCTACGAAATCCCGGAACAGATTTAA
- the nadC gene encoding carboxylating nicotinate-nucleotide diphosphorylase: MDDFSQITWGPDLEENCRQLVRMAVREDLGSEGDITTLAIVSADACGETLVVSRADGVLAGLPVVPIVFEELGNSLSWQPLLQDGALVTKGSVVGRISGPVRTILAAERIILNFLGKLSGIATVTRQYVNEVRHTRAKIYDTRKTTPGWRLLEKYAVRCGGGRNHRLGLNAAVLIKDNHLAWLTEACRGDRVLAVKRAVSLAREFCSRLAKPVMVEIEVDDLQQLEAVLPERPDIVLLDNMSPAMLREAVALRNSVAPEVELEASGGIDLSNVRMVAETGIERISVGALTHKAVWLDLGLDWHSG, from the coding sequence ATGGACGATTTCTCACAGATTACCTGGGGGCCAGATTTGGAGGAAAATTGCCGCCAACTCGTACGGATGGCAGTTCGCGAAGACCTGGGAAGTGAAGGCGACATCACCACCCTGGCAATCGTTTCCGCCGATGCCTGTGGAGAGACCTTAGTTGTCAGCCGAGCCGATGGAGTCCTGGCAGGTCTTCCGGTGGTCCCTATTGTCTTTGAAGAGCTGGGAAACTCGTTGAGTTGGCAACCGCTCCTTCAGGATGGAGCCCTTGTAACCAAGGGGAGTGTCGTCGGCAGAATTTCGGGTCCGGTGCGTACGATCCTCGCCGCAGAGAGAATCATCCTGAATTTTCTGGGGAAACTGTCAGGAATAGCAACTGTCACTCGACAGTACGTAAACGAGGTGAGACACACTCGGGCGAAGATTTACGACACGAGGAAGACCACACCCGGATGGCGATTGCTCGAAAAATATGCCGTACGATGCGGCGGGGGGCGCAATCATCGTTTAGGGCTCAATGCGGCGGTGCTTATTAAAGATAATCATTTGGCCTGGTTGACGGAAGCGTGTCGCGGAGACCGCGTTCTGGCGGTCAAGCGGGCGGTGTCGCTAGCTCGGGAGTTCTGCTCTCGGTTGGCTAAACCTGTCATGGTGGAGATCGAAGTGGATGACCTGCAGCAGCTTGAGGCAGTTCTTCCCGAACGGCCGGACATCGTGCTGCTCGATAACATGAGTCCGGCGATGCTTCGAGAGGCCGTTGCACTCCGCAATAGCGTAGCGCCTGAAGTGGAGTTGGAAGCGTCTGGCGGCATCGATCTGTCCAATGTCCGCATGGTGGCGGAAACAGGTATCGAGCGAATCAGTGTGGGCGCGCTAACGCACAAGGCAGTTTGGCTCGATTTGGGATTGGATTGGCACTCTGGGTAA
- a CDS encoding RidA family protein gives MRQLTKAIQPVGWVAYLVAIATLAGCSRSAPPGKEAGVAKAESSESTPSAASASTSALLSEHRILEHIRISEAGPAWSVTRTEGCPLVFTRQVFGPPDGDDQSQMVGAWQRLTSVLTKAHCNVDRIVRLNVVATTEETLATAFQFLAKVFRPGLEPAVTYVVSPLPLKGVKIGLDAVAVPGEDVDAVNRWEAESPDGLNRTDAAVTPAGGLVFFSGQPDKSPLPQAAANALRGLLETAQALQLSAGDILQLRVFVQPATEAAQVFHEIEKAFSGKAIPPVVYTEWIASAPVEIEMVARLPEKAVEGSAPLRFYNPPGVKPSPTFTRVVLVQTDRLVFLPGLVSREAGPADAQAANIFKQLGDLLGAQGSDWRHLAKATYFVTDKDASSAIDAIRPKFFAPDRPPAASKVTVHGVGWKDRSLSVDMIAVPVGP, from the coding sequence ATGAGACAGCTCACCAAAGCGATACAACCGGTCGGGTGGGTGGCCTATCTGGTGGCCATTGCGACGCTGGCAGGCTGTTCCCGTTCGGCACCACCAGGAAAAGAGGCCGGAGTAGCAAAAGCGGAAAGTTCGGAAAGCACACCGTCGGCGGCGAGTGCATCAACGAGTGCGCTGCTTTCCGAACATCGCATCCTCGAACATATCCGCATCTCGGAAGCGGGGCCCGCGTGGTCGGTGACCCGCACCGAGGGTTGCCCCCTGGTATTCACGCGGCAGGTTTTTGGCCCGCCGGACGGAGATGATCAATCACAAATGGTTGGCGCCTGGCAGCGATTGACTTCTGTTTTGACGAAAGCTCATTGTAACGTCGATCGGATAGTTCGGCTCAATGTCGTTGCAACGACAGAAGAAACGCTGGCCACGGCGTTTCAATTTCTTGCTAAAGTATTTCGCCCGGGGCTTGAGCCAGCAGTGACGTATGTTGTAAGCCCGCTACCGCTCAAGGGCGTCAAAATTGGGCTAGACGCGGTCGCTGTGCCTGGAGAAGACGTCGATGCGGTTAACCGCTGGGAAGCCGAGAGTCCAGATGGCCTGAATCGCACTGATGCGGCCGTCACTCCGGCGGGAGGACTTGTCTTCTTCAGCGGGCAACCGGATAAAAGTCCCCTGCCCCAGGCGGCGGCAAATGCTCTCCGCGGCTTATTGGAAACTGCCCAGGCACTGCAACTTTCGGCAGGCGACATACTTCAGCTTCGGGTGTTCGTCCAGCCAGCGACCGAGGCTGCCCAAGTTTTTCATGAGATCGAGAAGGCATTCTCGGGAAAAGCCATTCCGCCGGTGGTTTATACGGAGTGGATCGCATCCGCTCCGGTGGAGATCGAAATGGTAGCACGGCTGCCCGAAAAAGCCGTAGAGGGATCTGCTCCATTGCGGTTTTACAATCCTCCTGGAGTGAAGCCCTCGCCAACTTTTACTCGCGTCGTGCTTGTCCAAACGGATCGCCTGGTTTTTCTGCCCGGTCTCGTTTCCCGGGAAGCGGGGCCAGCGGATGCCCAGGCGGCTAACATTTTCAAGCAACTGGGCGACCTTCTTGGGGCCCAGGGAAGTGACTGGCGGCACCTCGCGAAAGCAACCTACTTTGTCACGGACAAGGACGCGAGTTCCGCCATCGATGCAATCCGGCCGAAGTTCTTTGCGCCCGATCGCCCACCGGCGGCCTCGAAAGTGACCGTGCACGGCGTCGGTTGGAAAGACCGATCGCTGAGCGTTGATATGATCGCTGTGCCGGTGGGCCCGTAA
- a CDS encoding DegT/DnrJ/EryC1/StrS family aminotransferase has protein sequence MSHRQPKNRLNRRDFVRQGSSAVALGMFLSNGIFNPATAEESFKLAIDGGPKAVTAEAGSGERWGEPELRQLQEMLNQSTLFYWGGPQTALLKKRFQEVCPVKYVQTCSSGTAALHIAVASAGIGLGDEVITSPVTDIGTVIGVIYQQAVPVFADLGPATFNLDPADVERRITPRTRAIIAVHLMGNPCDMEALRQIADRHKLVLIEDCCQAWGAKYRGKPIGTIGDFACFSLQNSKHVTCGDGGVVGTNSDQYGPNIQRFGDKGYDRTRGLGLEVFATNYRMSEPQAAVAAAQLTRLEAIAQKRSRLGNLLTEIISGCPGIIPHQVHPQDRAVYWFYMFRLKLDELRCNRSQFVRALQAEGVPANGGYIGKPLYGEPVFQKHAFFAGHWPVKEMGLTKMDYTQHRCPEAEAILATCVRLPITEFMEEDYIRQVGAAIRKVAKYYAA, from the coding sequence ATGTCTCACCGCCAACCCAAAAACCGTTTGAACCGCCGTGATTTTGTTCGTCAGGGTTCCTCGGCGGTTGCGCTGGGCATGTTCTTAAGTAACGGGATTTTTAATCCGGCCACTGCCGAGGAAAGCTTCAAGTTGGCGATCGACGGGGGGCCGAAGGCCGTCACCGCTGAGGCTGGAAGCGGCGAACGCTGGGGAGAGCCCGAACTCCGGCAACTGCAGGAAATGCTCAACCAATCAACGTTGTTTTACTGGGGCGGGCCCCAAACCGCACTCCTCAAAAAACGCTTCCAAGAAGTTTGCCCGGTGAAGTATGTGCAGACCTGCTCCTCGGGCACGGCGGCGTTACATATTGCGGTCGCGTCAGCGGGGATCGGATTGGGAGATGAGGTCATAACGTCTCCGGTCACCGATATCGGTACCGTCATCGGCGTTATCTATCAGCAAGCCGTACCGGTGTTTGCGGACCTCGGTCCCGCGACCTTTAACCTCGATCCGGCGGACGTGGAAAGGCGAATCACGCCGCGAACTCGGGCAATCATCGCGGTGCATCTGATGGGGAATCCCTGTGACATGGAGGCTCTTCGCCAAATCGCGGACCGCCACAAATTGGTGCTCATTGAGGATTGCTGCCAGGCTTGGGGAGCCAAGTATCGTGGTAAACCGATCGGCACGATTGGGGATTTTGCCTGCTTCTCTCTTCAGAATAGTAAACACGTCACGTGCGGTGATGGCGGAGTGGTAGGCACCAACAGCGACCAATACGGTCCGAATATTCAGCGTTTTGGTGACAAGGGGTATGATCGAACCCGCGGGTTGGGGCTGGAGGTGTTCGCCACGAATTATCGGATGAGTGAACCGCAGGCAGCGGTCGCTGCCGCACAACTCACACGTCTGGAAGCAATCGCACAGAAAAGATCGCGCCTGGGAAATCTGCTGACAGAGATTATCAGCGGCTGTCCCGGCATCATACCACACCAAGTTCATCCACAAGATAGAGCGGTTTACTGGTTTTACATGTTTCGATTGAAACTGGACGAATTACGCTGCAATCGGTCACAGTTTGTTCGGGCACTCCAGGCAGAGGGCGTGCCCGCCAACGGCGGTTACATCGGTAAGCCGTTATATGGAGAACCGGTCTTCCAGAAGCATGCCTTTTTCGCGGGGCACTGGCCGGTTAAAGAAATGGGGCTGACAAAGATGGATTACACCCAGCATCGTTGCCCCGAGGCAGAAGCCATTTTAGCCACCTGTGTCCGTTTGCCAATTACAGAGTTTATGGAAGAGGATTATATTCGCCAGGTTGGTGCTGCGATACGCAAGGTGGCAAAGTATTATGCCGCTTAG
- a CDS encoding sugar phosphate isomerase/epimerase family protein produces the protein MSISQLRDNTPIKRRHFLSFGVSLTVGTATLFHRPGRVFAAAVEAVQEKPPLWPVTCRDAMLRRSGAADCWSAMTLYGVDGVESDITDECVLPNLYGGDSPFSVGTPEDRSRLRAALEKAGKRITAFCMHNRFDERPEFEVEWCTRVAEAAQDLGVPAIRIDVVPRKIPREEFLTFAVEILRKVMAATEKTGIRFAIENHGNTTNNPEFLDALLSQVGSPRLGLTLDTGNFYWYGHPLSRLYEIYEHFAPRVFHTHCKSINYPAEEREKQRPMGWEYSKYHCPIYQGDIDFGKVLAILKKANYSNDLCIENEMLGRLTAEEAIKTVSQEVTFLRKKQAELA, from the coding sequence ATGTCCATCTCACAACTGCGCGACAACACACCCATCAAACGGCGGCACTTTCTCAGTTTTGGAGTTTCACTCACGGTGGGAACGGCAACCCTCTTTCATCGGCCCGGACGCGTTTTCGCCGCGGCCGTGGAGGCGGTGCAGGAAAAACCACCCCTCTGGCCTGTCACCTGCCGCGATGCCATGTTACGGCGCTCTGGCGCTGCCGATTGCTGGAGCGCGATGACGCTCTACGGCGTCGACGGCGTTGAGTCGGACATCACCGATGAGTGCGTTTTGCCAAATCTGTACGGAGGGGATTCTCCCTTTAGCGTGGGGACACCGGAGGACCGGAGCCGCCTCCGTGCCGCTCTGGAAAAGGCGGGCAAGAGAATCACGGCGTTCTGCATGCACAATCGCTTCGATGAACGCCCTGAATTTGAAGTGGAATGGTGTACCCGTGTGGCCGAAGCGGCCCAGGACCTGGGGGTCCCGGCCATTCGGATTGACGTAGTTCCGCGGAAAATACCCCGTGAAGAATTTCTGACCTTTGCTGTTGAAATACTTCGCAAGGTGATGGCAGCCACCGAGAAGACGGGAATTCGTTTTGCCATTGAGAATCACGGGAACACCACCAACAATCCTGAGTTTCTCGATGCCCTTCTCAGCCAGGTTGGTTCGCCGCGACTGGGACTGACGCTCGATACAGGCAATTTCTACTGGTATGGCCATCCGCTCAGCCGCCTCTATGAAATCTATGAGCACTTCGCGCCCCGTGTCTTTCACACTCATTGCAAAAGCATCAATTACCCTGCCGAAGAACGGGAGAAACAGCGTCCAATGGGCTGGGAGTATTCCAAGTACCATTGCCCGATTTACCAGGGAGACATCGACTTCGGAAAGGTCCTGGCCATTCTGAAAAAGGCCAATTACAGCAACGATCTCTGCATCGAGAACGAAATGCTGGGACGGCTTACGGCGGAAGAGGCCATCAAGACGGTCTCCCAGGAGGTGACCTTCCTGCGGAAAAAGCAGGCGGAACTCGCTTGA
- a CDS encoding preprotein translocase subunit SecA: protein MVGSLAATLPIPSSVWIARWKPLLQKISALEPELQKLSDSDIRKRSLALRYRARSGEPLSRLLVEAYALVREAGRRKLNMRHFDVQILGGIAMFHHAIVEMQTGEGKTLTATLPMYLYALAGRGCHLATVNDYLAKRDAEWMGPIYELLGLTVGVIQTQMSQNERRKAYAADVTYGTAKEFGFDFLRDRLLLRRIREGQTDVIGAMLGDNGTESGEKPVQREPFFALVDEADSILIDEARTPLIISALPTEEEKLAVECYKWAAKVADQFIEDVDYEYDHEKKTVELTREGRRKARALPKPEVMASVGMFHIYEYIERAIKVARDFIRDREYVVKDGEIVIVDEFTGRLAEGRKWRDGIHQAVEAKEGVEVTVATGQAARITIQDFFLRYRHLAGMTGTARDSAWELRKIYKCPVIVIPTNRPVIRKRLPDLVFGTQEAKWQAVVDEICEMHAQGRPVLVGTRSIDKSEYLSRLLTERGIEHQVLNAHHIEEEAKIVAQAGQKGRVTVSTNMAGRGTDIRLGPGVAELGGLHVICTEMHDAARIDWQLRGRCGRQGDPGTFRQFLALDDELLLKAFGAKKAKKYAEIGKSRPGLFNEYAPIFRKAQKIIERRHFRERRALMHFERERKKMQRQMGQDPYLDTPG, encoded by the coding sequence ATGGTAGGTTCGCTTGCAGCAACACTTCCGATTCCCTCCAGCGTATGGATTGCCCGCTGGAAACCGCTCCTCCAAAAAATTTCCGCCCTGGAACCGGAACTCCAGAAACTTTCGGATTCTGATATTCGCAAGAGAAGTCTCGCCCTGCGGTATCGGGCACGGAGTGGCGAACCGCTATCGCGACTCCTGGTGGAAGCGTATGCCCTGGTAAGAGAAGCCGGGCGGCGAAAACTCAATATGCGGCATTTCGACGTGCAAATCCTCGGTGGCATCGCGATGTTTCACCACGCCATCGTGGAGATGCAGACCGGAGAGGGAAAGACGCTCACGGCAACACTTCCAATGTACCTCTACGCCCTGGCGGGGCGCGGGTGTCACCTGGCCACGGTTAATGATTATTTGGCCAAACGTGACGCCGAATGGATGGGCCCCATTTATGAATTGCTCGGCCTAACGGTCGGCGTGATCCAAACACAGATGTCCCAAAACGAAAGGCGCAAGGCCTACGCCGCCGACGTGACCTACGGAACCGCCAAAGAGTTCGGCTTCGACTTTCTCCGCGATCGACTTCTTTTACGACGCATCCGTGAGGGTCAAACAGACGTCATTGGGGCAATGCTCGGCGACAACGGAACGGAATCCGGCGAAAAGCCGGTTCAGCGCGAACCATTTTTCGCCCTTGTGGACGAGGCCGACAGCATTCTCATTGACGAGGCCCGCACGCCGCTCATCATCAGTGCCCTCCCCACCGAGGAGGAGAAGCTGGCCGTTGAGTGTTACAAGTGGGCTGCCAAAGTGGCTGACCAGTTCATCGAGGACGTGGATTACGAGTACGATCACGAGAAAAAAACAGTGGAGCTGACCCGGGAAGGGCGGCGGAAGGCGCGAGCACTCCCGAAGCCCGAAGTCATGGCGTCGGTGGGAATGTTTCATATCTACGAATACATAGAACGGGCCATCAAGGTCGCACGGGATTTCATTCGCGACCGCGAATATGTGGTAAAAGATGGCGAGATCGTGATCGTGGACGAATTTACGGGTCGCCTCGCCGAGGGACGAAAGTGGCGGGACGGTATTCACCAGGCAGTGGAGGCCAAAGAGGGGGTGGAGGTAACAGTCGCGACGGGGCAGGCAGCGCGGATTACCATTCAGGACTTTTTCCTCCGTTACCGACATTTGGCAGGAATGACGGGGACTGCCCGAGACTCGGCGTGGGAACTCCGCAAGATCTACAAGTGTCCGGTGATCGTGATTCCCACCAATCGCCCCGTCATTCGCAAGCGGCTACCGGATCTTGTCTTCGGGACTCAGGAGGCGAAATGGCAGGCCGTGGTCGACGAAATCTGCGAAATGCACGCACAGGGGCGCCCGGTGCTGGTGGGAACTCGCTCGATTGACAAATCTGAATATCTGTCCCGTTTGCTTACAGAGAGGGGTATCGAACATCAGGTTCTTAATGCCCACCACATTGAAGAGGAGGCCAAAATTGTGGCTCAGGCGGGACAGAAGGGGCGGGTCACGGTCTCTACAAACATGGCAGGACGCGGCACCGATATCCGTCTTGGTCCCGGTGTTGCGGAACTCGGCGGTCTCCATGTCATTTGCACGGAGATGCACGATGCCGCCCGCATCGATTGGCAACTCCGCGGTCGCTGCGGCCGACAGGGAGATCCCGGCACGTTCCGACAGTTCCTCGCGCTCGACGATGAACTGCTGCTCAAGGCGTTCGGCGCGAAAAAGGCCAAAAAATATGCAGAAATCGGCAAGAGCCGGCCGGGACTATTCAACGAATATGCCCCGATTTTCCGCAAAGCCCAGAAAATTATCGAGCGGCGACACTTCCGCGAGCGGCGTGCCCTCATGCATTTCGAGCGGGAACGCAAAAAGATGCAGCGACAGATGGGCCAGGATCCCTACCTGGACACACCCGGCTGA
- a CDS encoding DegT/DnrJ/EryC1/StrS family aminotransferase produces the protein MFFQNTNRRDFLMTLGILGGAAVSSRLAGGEATQPSSERLAIEGGEPVRKSLLSARPYGPQFYDDREKQELIEVLESRQPFRWWHEKSKVLQFEKAYAAHLGVKYALGVTSGTTALVTAMAALEVGPGDEVILPAWTWYADYDAIVLAGGLPVFAEVDESFNIDPTDIESKITPQTKAIIVCHLQGTPADLEPIMDIAKKYGLRVLEDFAQCVGGKYKGRYVGTLGDIGINSFQLSKTITSGEGGAVVTNDVVLFERSLRFHDVGSLRSPYQEMLKGGIVAPYASCNFRMSEFTGAVLKAQLEKLETICSRLRQNARFVRENIADLPGIKLRKSPDIEGDIGYAVYIDLGNRQNRDRFLRALRAEGIAAVGPVGSVILPTDRRIEAKATVHREWPSFRTKRAGELRYGAECCPKTIDIINRFGGVIIDPNFTEDDLKDIVKAIRKVYLAMRQA, from the coding sequence ATGTTCTTTCAAAACACAAATCGGCGGGATTTCTTGATGACATTGGGTATTCTCGGCGGGGCAGCGGTAAGTTCGAGGTTGGCAGGAGGAGAAGCCACTCAACCTTCTTCTGAACGGCTGGCGATCGAGGGAGGGGAGCCCGTTAGAAAGTCGCTTTTATCTGCCAGACCGTACGGCCCGCAATTCTATGACGATCGCGAAAAACAGGAATTGATTGAAGTTTTGGAGTCCCGGCAACCGTTCCGCTGGTGGCACGAAAAATCAAAAGTGCTCCAGTTCGAGAAGGCTTACGCGGCACACTTGGGGGTGAAATACGCTCTGGGAGTTACTTCTGGTACCACAGCGCTGGTAACGGCTATGGCAGCGCTGGAAGTGGGACCGGGCGATGAGGTAATTCTCCCGGCTTGGACGTGGTACGCTGACTATGACGCGATTGTTCTCGCGGGTGGGTTGCCGGTATTTGCGGAAGTGGACGAGTCGTTCAATATTGACCCCACGGATATTGAATCCAAGATCACGCCCCAAACCAAGGCAATCATCGTATGTCACCTGCAGGGAACACCAGCAGATCTCGAGCCGATTATGGATATCGCGAAAAAATATGGCCTGCGGGTGCTGGAGGATTTTGCACAATGTGTGGGTGGTAAATATAAAGGCCGATATGTCGGGACGCTCGGAGATATCGGCATCAATAGCTTCCAGTTGAGCAAAACGATCACGTCCGGAGAAGGAGGGGCTGTTGTCACCAATGACGTGGTGCTCTTCGAGCGATCACTTCGTTTCCACGACGTGGGGTCCCTTCGATCCCCCTACCAGGAAATGTTGAAGGGAGGAATCGTCGCACCGTATGCGTCCTGTAACTTCCGAATGAGTGAGTTTACAGGAGCGGTGCTCAAGGCCCAACTCGAAAAACTGGAAACAATTTGCTCTCGACTGAGACAGAATGCCCGCTTTGTTCGCGAGAACATCGCGGACCTTCCGGGAATCAAGCTCCGCAAGTCGCCCGACATCGAGGGGGATATTGGATACGCCGTCTATATCGATTTGGGGAATCGCCAGAATCGGGACCGATTCCTCCGGGCGTTGCGTGCGGAAGGTATTGCCGCGGTGGGTCCAGTGGGTTCTGTCATCCTACCGACCGACCGTCGCATCGAGGCTAAGGCGACTGTTCACCGTGAGTGGCCGTCTTTCAGGACCAAGCGAGCGGGGGAGCTTCGCTACGGTGCAGAGTGCTGCCCCAAGACGATTGATATTATCAATCGTTTCGGTGGCGTGATTATCGACCCGAATTTTACGGAAGACGACTTGAAAGACATTGTGAAAGCTATCCGTAAGGTCTATTTGGCGATGAGGCAGGCGTAA
- the metK gene encoding methionine adenosyltransferase: MGKGKVGLSQVEWFLLLRDPMAYNRKFDRVDRWNARREGHGRCSLVSWLSLDFVGEEVSPVVKGRYLFTSESVSMGHPDKLADQISDGILDALIAEDPKSRVACETLVATGLAMVAGEITTKAAVNYADIVRNVIREVGYTSDSMGFNYETCAVLVSLRRQSPDIAMGVDPDASRGKPIGAGDQGMMFGYAINHTPEFMPLPISLAHRILDRLTTLRQQKVVDWLRPDSKSQVTIEFDGPTPVRVDTVVVSTQHAPEVTQKEIREFVIEKVVEPILPRELVNGEIKYFINPTGKFVTGGPHGDTGVTGRKIIVDTYGGWARHGGGAFSGKDPTKVDRSAAYMARHIAKNIVAAGLAERCEVQLAYAIGVADPVSIYVDTDGTGKVEEALLCQAIRDVFPLTPGGIIDYLDLLRPIYRKTAAGGHFGRELPEFTWEKTHRTADLLDAVGHVSVK; the protein is encoded by the coding sequence GTGGGCAAAGGAAAAGTGGGGCTGAGTCAGGTGGAGTGGTTCTTGCTCTTGCGTGATCCGATGGCCTATAATCGGAAGTTCGACCGAGTAGATCGTTGGAACGCCCGACGCGAAGGACACGGCCGGTGTTCGCTGGTCTCATGGCTATCGCTGGATTTTGTTGGAGAGGAGGTCAGTCCTGTGGTTAAAGGCCGGTATTTGTTTACCAGTGAATCTGTGAGCATGGGGCATCCCGACAAATTGGCGGATCAAATTTCAGACGGGATCCTGGATGCCCTTATAGCAGAAGATCCCAAAAGCCGCGTCGCTTGTGAAACGCTCGTTGCCACGGGACTTGCCATGGTGGCAGGCGAGATCACCACAAAAGCGGCCGTCAATTATGCAGATATCGTGCGAAATGTCATTCGAGAGGTGGGCTACACCAGCGACAGCATGGGGTTCAATTACGAAACGTGTGCCGTGCTGGTGTCGCTGCGGCGGCAGAGCCCGGACATTGCCATGGGTGTAGACCCGGATGCCTCGCGTGGCAAACCAATTGGGGCCGGTGATCAGGGCATGATGTTCGGCTACGCGATCAATCATACTCCGGAGTTCATGCCGCTGCCCATCTCGCTGGCCCATCGCATCCTGGATCGCTTAACGACTCTGCGACAGCAGAAGGTAGTGGATTGGCTGCGACCAGACAGCAAGAGCCAGGTAACGATTGAATTCGATGGCCCCACGCCTGTCCGAGTGGATACCGTGGTTGTTTCCACCCAGCATGCGCCCGAGGTGACCCAGAAAGAAATTCGGGAATTTGTGATCGAAAAGGTAGTGGAGCCTATTTTGCCGCGCGAATTGGTGAATGGGGAAATCAAATACTTCATTAACCCCACAGGCAAGTTTGTAACCGGCGGTCCCCACGGCGATACCGGCGTGACGGGCAGAAAGATCATTGTAGATACCTACGGCGGTTGGGCTCGGCACGGGGGTGGAGCTTTCAGTGGCAAAGACCCAACCAAGGTGGACCGCAGTGCAGCGTACATGGCCCGTCATATTGCTAAGAACATTGTAGCCGCTGGACTGGCCGAGCGATGCGAGGTCCAGCTTGCTTATGCCATCGGAGTGGCTGATCCGGTCAGCATTTATGTGGATACGGATGGCACGGGCAAGGTGGAAGAAGCCCTTCTGTGCCAGGCGATTCGGGACGTCTTCCCGTTGACGCCGGGAGGCATTATCGACTATCTGGACTTGCTCCGCCCCATTTATCGTAAGACTGCCGCTGGCGGACACTTCGGACGCGAGCTTCCCGAATTCACGTGGGAGAAGACCCACCGCACGGCGGACCTCCTCGACGCTGTCGGTCATGTCTCCGTCAAATGA